In the Deltaproteobacteria bacterium genome, TTGTGTCGCGCACGGCGATGAGGGTATGCGAAGACTTGTCACGGTGACAGGTGTCTCGGGACAAGGAGCGCACGATGGCGGATGAATGGCCGACGATGGATGGGCTGTACTACAGCAGCGACAACCCCGAAGCGGTGGCTGATCGTGTGCACTTGATCACTGGCTTTGGAAACTCGACCTGTATCGAGACCGACGATGGGCTGGTGATCGTCGACGCCTGCGTGCGGGCGATGGGGCGCAAACTGCTGACGGAGATTCGCAGCATCAGCGACCAGCCGATCCGCTACGTGATCTACACTCACGGCCATTTCGATCACGCGTTCGGCGTGTGGGCGCTGCTCGACGAAGCGAAGCAACGCGGCTGGCCGCGGCCGATCATTGTCGCGCACGAGAAGGTGCCGCAGCGGTTCGATCGCTATCGCGAGCTCGCCGGCCAACACGACCACATCAATCGTATTCAGTTTGCGTTGCCATCGAAAACGAAGGTGTCGGAGGAGGGAACATTCTTCTATCCCGACGTGACCTATGCGGAGCGCATGTTGCTGCGTGTCGGCGAGCTGACCCTCGAACTGCGCCACGGCATGGGCGAGACCGACGACGCCACCTGGGTGTGGATTCCCGAGCGCCGGGCAGTGTGCACCGGCGATCTGTTCATCTGGTCGTGTCCGAACATCGGCAATCCGTTCAAGGTGCAACGCTACGAGATCGAATGGGCCGCGGCGCTCGAAGCCATCGCGGCGGTCAATCCAGAAGGCCTCGCGCCCGGCCACGGTCCCGCGATCACTGGCGCGGCGCGCGTGCGCGAAGCCTGTCTCGAAACGGCGCGGGCGCTGCGTTGGCTGCACGACGAAGTCGTGCGCCGGCTGAACGAAGGACAGTGGGCGGAGCAAATCGTCGCCGAGGTCAACGCGCTGCCGCCGGATCTCGCATCGAAGGCGTATCTCCGGCCGATCTACGGCTGCCCGACGTTCATCGTGCACGGCATTCTGCGCCGCTACGGCGGCTGGTTCGACGGCAACGCCGCCAACTTGTTTCCCTCACGCACCGCAGCGATTGCGCGCGAGGTGCTCAATCTCGCCGACGGCGGCCGTCTGCTCGAACGTGCCCGCGCTTTGCGTGCAACCGATGTACAACTCGCGTTGCATCTCGTCGATCTAGTTATCGACGGCGGCGATCACGCTCGGCGGAGCGACGCGCTGCAACTCAAGAGCGAGTTGCTCAACGCCCGCGCTGACGTCGAACCGAGCTTCATCGCGCGCAACATCTTCCGCAACGGCGCCGCGCGAGCGGCGGACGAGGCGCAACGTTCATAATGAATGCACCATTCGCCCACAGACATCATCCGTTTCCCCGAGTAGCCCGCGAAGCGGGCGTATCGAGGGGCTCTCTCGTTGCGCTGCTGATCGCCGCGTTCGTCAGCGCATCCGGCTGCACGTTCATCGCCTACCCCGGTTCCACCATTCGCGGCTGCGCCCGCGATGGCGGTGATCGTCAATTCGTCGCAGAACCCGAGGCCGTATCGATTGTCGCGCTCGGTGACTTCGGCAGTGCGGACGAAG is a window encoding:
- a CDS encoding MBL fold metallo-hydrolase; amino-acid sequence: MADEWPTMDGLYYSSDNPEAVADRVHLITGFGNSTCIETDDGLVIVDACVRAMGRKLLTEIRSISDQPIRYVIYTHGHFDHAFGVWALLDEAKQRGWPRPIIVAHEKVPQRFDRYRELAGQHDHINRIQFALPSKTKVSEEGTFFYPDVTYAERMLLRVGELTLELRHGMGETDDATWVWIPERRAVCTGDLFIWSCPNIGNPFKVQRYEIEWAAALEAIAAVNPEGLAPGHGPAITGAARVREACLETARALRWLHDEVVRRLNEGQWAEQIVAEVNALPPDLASKAYLRPIYGCPTFIVHGILRRYGGWFDGNAANLFPSRTAAIAREVLNLADGGRLLERARALRATDVQLALHLVDLVIDGGDHARRSDALQLKSELLNARADVEPSFIARNIFRNGAARAADEAQRS